Proteins encoded by one window of Roseibium sp. Sym1:
- a CDS encoding MerR family transcriptional regulator, with amino-acid sequence MQRYYTITQLTQEFDITTRTLRFYEAQGLVSPTRRGRQRLYTPGDRTRVKLILRGKRLGFSLNEIREMIEMYGSAPGESGQLRLLLDRIAARRAELLEKQRDIELTLLELDEVEAGAHARMAELSTGARSEKA; translated from the coding sequence ATGCAGCGCTATTATACCATTACCCAGCTGACGCAGGAATTCGACATCACCACCCGGACGCTTCGGTTTTATGAGGCGCAAGGGTTGGTGTCTCCGACACGCCGGGGCCGTCAGCGGCTTTACACGCCGGGCGACCGGACCCGTGTCAAGCTGATATTGCGCGGCAAGCGGCTGGGTTTTTCCCTGAACGAGATCAGGGAAATGATCGAGATGTATGGCAGTGCACCGGGCGAATCCGGCCAGCTGCGCCTGCTTCTGGACAGGATCGCCGCCCGCCGGGCCGAACTCCTGGAAAAACAACGGGACATCGAGCTGACCCTGCTCGAACTGGACGAGGTCGAGGCCGGCGCGCATGCGCGCATGGCAGAGCTTTCGACCGGTGCAAGATCGGAGAAAGCGTAA
- a CDS encoding PaaI family thioesterase, protein MDLSPRDPDWNARVRSSFAAQKFMSHLGVQIAHLSPGAVDLELKMAPELTQQHGYFHAGATSSIADSAAGYAALSLFAPDFGVLTSEYKINLLNPANQPVLLARGRVVKPGRTLTIAKADVYGLDDSTQVHVATGLFTLMSVSGVKD, encoded by the coding sequence ATGGACCTGTCACCCCGGGATCCGGACTGGAACGCGCGTGTCCGCTCCAGCTTTGCCGCGCAGAAATTCATGAGCCATCTCGGCGTGCAGATTGCCCATCTGTCGCCAGGTGCCGTCGACCTCGAACTCAAGATGGCGCCCGAACTGACCCAGCAGCACGGCTATTTCCATGCCGGGGCGACATCCTCCATCGCGGACAGCGCGGCCGGCTACGCGGCGCTGTCGCTGTTCGCGCCCGACTTCGGCGTTCTGACGAGCGAGTACAAGATCAACCTGCTCAATCCGGCCAACCAGCCGGTGCTGCTGGCCCGGGGCAGGGTGGTCAAGCCGGGCCGCACGCTGACAATAGCGAAAGCGGATGTCTATGGCCTGGACGACAGCACCCAGGTGCATGTCGCCACCGGCCTGTTCACGCTCATGAGCGTTTCCGGCGTGAAGGATTGA
- a CDS encoding GNAT family N-acetyltransferase, translating to MSDVIIRALEHTDRPAWTDLWQAYLEFYEQDLAPGVTGSLFERLLSETGHSGCVAVRDGRLVGFVHYLFHDSTWSNEATCYLEDLFVSPGLRGGGVGRKLIEAVYAAADAAPCASGKVYWHTHDHNKRARRLYDHAGTLTEFVKYERPEAPGRVST from the coding sequence ATGAGCGATGTCATCATCAGGGCGCTTGAGCACACTGACAGGCCGGCGTGGACGGACCTCTGGCAGGCCTATCTGGAATTTTACGAGCAGGACCTTGCCCCCGGGGTCACAGGATCCCTGTTTGAACGGCTTCTCTCCGAGACCGGCCACAGCGGCTGTGTCGCGGTTCGTGATGGCCGTCTCGTCGGCTTCGTGCATTACCTGTTTCACGACAGCACCTGGTCGAACGAAGCCACCTGCTATCTGGAAGACCTGTTTGTCAGCCCCGGCCTGCGCGGCGGTGGTGTCGGACGGAAACTGATCGAGGCGGTCTATGCCGCTGCGGACGCTGCGCCGTGCGCAAGCGGCAAGGTCTATTGGCACACACATGATCACAACAAGCGCGCCCGGCGTCTTTACGACCACGCCGGCACGCTGACCGAATTCGTGAAATACGAGCGCCCTGAGGCGCCTGGGAGGGTATCAACATGA
- a CDS encoding isovaleryl-CoA dehydrogenase has product MIRNDFPSFNFDLGETADMLRDTVRSYSQDRIAPLAEKIDREDWFPREIWPEMGELGLHGITVEEEWGGSGLGYLEHCIAMEEVSRASASIGLSYGAHSNLCVNQMRRWGNNDQKKRYLEKLVTGEHLGALAMSEPGAGSDVVSMKLRADKKGDRYILNGSKMWITNGPSADTMIIYAKTDVDAGPKGITAFLVEKGFKGFSVAQKLDKLGMRGSETGELVFQDCEVPEENVLGEVGKGVNVLMSGLDYERAVLAAGAIGIMQAAMDVVIPYVHEREQFGQPIGTFQLVQGKVADMYVSMNASKAYVYAVAKACDRGETTREDAAGAILYAAENATRMALDAIQLLGGNGYINEYPTGRLLRDAKLYEIGAGTSEIRRMLIGREIFNKTA; this is encoded by the coding sequence ATGATCCGCAACGATTTTCCATCCTTCAACTTCGACCTCGGCGAAACCGCCGACATGCTGCGCGACACGGTCCGCTCCTACAGCCAGGACCGCATTGCGCCGCTGGCGGAAAAGATCGACCGCGAAGACTGGTTCCCGCGCGAGATCTGGCCGGAAATGGGCGAACTCGGTCTGCACGGCATCACCGTTGAGGAAGAATGGGGCGGCTCCGGCCTTGGCTACCTGGAACACTGCATCGCCATGGAGGAGGTCAGCCGGGCCTCGGCCTCCATCGGCCTGAGTTACGGCGCGCATTCCAACTTGTGCGTCAACCAGATGCGCCGCTGGGGCAATAACGACCAGAAGAAGCGCTACCTGGAAAAGCTGGTCACAGGCGAGCACCTGGGCGCGCTGGCCATGTCCGAGCCGGGGGCCGGTTCCGACGTCGTCTCGATGAAACTGCGCGCGGACAAGAAGGGCGACCGTTATATCCTCAACGGCTCCAAGATGTGGATCACCAACGGACCGTCCGCCGACACGATGATCATCTATGCCAAGACCGATGTGGATGCGGGACCTAAGGGCATCACGGCCTTCCTGGTCGAAAAGGGATTCAAGGGCTTTTCCGTCGCCCAGAAGCTGGACAAGCTCGGCATGCGCGGATCGGAGACCGGTGAACTGGTGTTCCAGGATTGCGAGGTTCCGGAAGAAAACGTCCTCGGCGAGGTCGGCAAGGGCGTCAACGTGCTGATGTCCGGCCTCGACTACGAGCGCGCGGTTCTGGCGGCCGGTGCCATAGGCATCATGCAGGCGGCCATGGATGTGGTCATTCCGTATGTTCACGAGCGCGAGCAGTTCGGCCAGCCGATCGGCACGTTCCAGCTCGTCCAGGGCAAGGTCGCGGACATGTATGTCTCCATGAACGCCTCCAAGGCCTATGTCTACGCGGTGGCCAAGGCCTGCGACCGGGGCGAGACCACCCGCGAGGACGCCGCCGGTGCGATTCTTTATGCGGCGGAAAACGCCACCAGGATGGCGCTGGACGCGATCCAACTGCTGGGTGGCAACGGCTATATCAACGAATACCCGACGGGACGCCTGCTGCGCGACGCCAAGCTCTACGAGATCGGTGCGGGCACATCGGAGATCCGCCGCATGCTGATCGGCCGCGAGATCTTCAACAAGACGGCCTGA
- a CDS encoding cupin domain-containing protein — protein MKQTDLPEKPDARSPAGADIRFIMDGPTGNMIHSTVPAGQVNRATRHQTVSEFWHVLEGQGEIWRSDGVNESVVSLTPGVSIDIPVGTAFQYRNCGKEPLKFICISMPPWPGDEEAVYVEGAWQPSV, from the coding sequence ATGAAACAGACAGACCTGCCGGAGAAACCCGACGCGCGTTCTCCGGCCGGGGCGGACATCCGCTTCATCATGGACGGCCCGACAGGCAACATGATCCATTCGACGGTTCCGGCGGGCCAGGTCAACCGGGCCACCCGGCACCAGACCGTTTCCGAGTTCTGGCATGTGCTCGAAGGGCAGGGCGAGATCTGGCGCTCCGACGGTGTCAACGAGTCCGTCGTTTCGCTGACCCCGGGCGTATCCATCGACATTCCCGTCGGCACGGCCTTCCAGTACCGGAATTGTGGGAAGGAGCCGCTGAAATTCATCTGCATCTCCATGCCGCCCTGGCCGGGCGACGAGGAAGCGGTCTATGTCGAGGGGGCCTGGCAACCGTCGGTCTGA
- a CDS encoding SDR family NAD(P)-dependent oxidoreductase, translating to MTGSAVVIGASGGIGSAIVQALRHSREYDEVLGFGRATDPSLDLLDEDSIRACAEHVAARSSDLRLVFDATGALALKNSRPEKSWRELDPDALVGSFAVNAIGPALLMKHFLPLLPKTGRSVFATLSARVGSIGDNRLGGWYAYRASKAALNQLVRTVAVELARKKPEAVCVALHPGTVRTSLTDGFAKTGLEVQERDLAAKRLLGVLEGLSAQESGGFFDYLGKAVPW from the coding sequence ATGACGGGAAGTGCGGTGGTCATCGGGGCAAGCGGCGGCATCGGCTCCGCAATTGTGCAGGCCTTGCGGCATTCCCGGGAGTATGACGAGGTGCTTGGCTTCGGCCGGGCCACGGATCCGTCGCTGGATCTTCTGGACGAGGACAGCATCCGGGCCTGTGCGGAGCATGTCGCGGCAAGGTCGTCCGACCTCCGTCTTGTCTTCGATGCCACCGGCGCCCTCGCGTTGAAGAACAGTCGTCCGGAGAAAAGCTGGCGGGAGCTCGACCCGGATGCTCTTGTCGGTTCCTTTGCCGTCAATGCCATCGGGCCTGCCTTGCTGATGAAGCATTTCCTGCCGCTCCTGCCGAAAACGGGGCGCAGCGTGTTCGCGACCCTGTCGGCCCGGGTCGGCTCGATCGGCGACAACCGTCTCGGCGGCTGGTATGCCTACCGGGCCTCGAAGGCGGCGCTCAACCAGCTTGTGCGGACAGTGGCCGTCGAACTGGCACGCAAGAAACCCGAGGCGGTCTGCGTTGCCTTGCACCCGGGCACCGTGCGCACGTCCCTGACGGACGGTTTTGCCAAGACCGGGCTTGAGGTCCAGGAACGGGATCTGGCGGCAAAGAGGCTGCTGGGCGTCCTGGAGGGGCTCTCCGCACAAGAGAGCGGTGGTTTCTTCGATTATCTGGGCAAGGCCGTTCCCTGGTGA
- the speB gene encoding agmatinase: protein MSNAFFHPVSGFELPRFAGVPTFMRLPHVGLDNPRLKDVRIGLIGTPWDGGTTNRPGPRHGPRQLRDMSTMIRAQNGATGVRPFELVNCADLGDVGPNPASVDDSLTRMTAFYDRVVDAGIRPLSAGGDHLCSLPILRSLARTRPLGMIHFDSHTDLYKSYFGGMLYTHGTPFRRAVEEGLLDPKRVVQIGIRGTAYDNEDRDFADSVGIRVIAIEEFHARGVEDVMAEAKEIVGTQETYVSYDIDFVDPAFAPGTGTPEVGGPNSFQALQVARLLDGVNIAGADLVEVSPPFDTSGGTAFLGVSIMFEMLCNMALCADRMPA, encoded by the coding sequence ATGTCCAATGCCTTCTTTCATCCCGTCTCCGGCTTCGAGCTGCCGCGCTTTGCCGGCGTGCCGACCTTCATGCGCCTGCCGCATGTGGGCCTTGACAACCCGCGGTTGAAGGATGTCCGGATCGGGTTGATCGGCACGCCCTGGGACGGTGGTACCACCAACCGGCCGGGTCCCCGGCACGGTCCGCGCCAGTTGCGCGACATGTCGACCATGATCCGGGCGCAGAACGGGGCGACCGGTGTCAGGCCGTTCGAGCTGGTCAATTGCGCCGACCTTGGCGATGTCGGACCCAATCCGGCCAGCGTCGACGACAGTCTCACCCGCATGACGGCATTCTATGACCGCGTGGTCGACGCCGGCATTCGGCCGCTTTCCGCCGGCGGCGATCACCTGTGCTCGCTGCCGATCCTGCGGTCTCTGGCCAGAACGCGGCCGCTCGGCATGATTCATTTCGACAGCCACACGGATCTCTACAAGAGCTATTTCGGGGGCATGCTCTATACCCACGGCACACCGTTCCGGCGCGCTGTGGAGGAGGGGCTCCTGGACCCGAAGCGGGTGGTCCAGATCGGCATTCGCGGCACGGCCTATGACAACGAGGACCGGGATTTCGCGGACAGCGTCGGGATCCGGGTGATCGCGATCGAGGAATTCCATGCGCGCGGTGTCGAAGATGTCATGGCGGAGGCGAAGGAGATCGTCGGGACGCAGGAAACCTATGTCTCCTACGACATCGATTTCGTCGATCCGGCCTTTGCGCCGGGCACGGGCACGCCGGAGGTCGGCGGGCCGAATTCCTTCCAGGCGCTTCAGGTCGCCCGACTGCTCGACGGGGTCAACATCGCCGGCGCGGACCTGGTCGAAGTGTCACCGCCATTCGACACCAGCGGCGGCACGGCGTTTCTCGGCGTGTCGATCATGTTCGAAATGCTGTGCAACATGGCTCTGTGCGCGGACCGCATGCCTGCGTGA
- a CDS encoding TetR/AcrR family transcriptional regulator, with the protein MSKTATRKGKDARTKLLDAALRVIRTKGYSATTVDDLCREAGVTKGAFFHHFKSKDDLAVAAADYWSQTTGAFFEEAPFHKHADPLDRVLAYLAFRKAIVAGTVPEFTCLVGTMVQEVYETSPAIREACNRSITGHAATLVGDISEAAAARGVVLPQGPEGLALHTQTVIQGGFVLAKAGNDPQIAVDSIEHLIRYVELLFGVTQGGNDNE; encoded by the coding sequence ATGAGCAAGACAGCTACTCGAAAAGGGAAGGATGCGCGGACGAAGCTGCTGGACGCCGCCCTTCGCGTGATCCGTACAAAAGGGTATTCGGCGACCACGGTGGATGATCTGTGCCGGGAGGCGGGGGTGACCAAGGGCGCATTCTTCCATCACTTCAAGTCCAAGGACGATCTTGCGGTCGCGGCGGCGGATTACTGGTCGCAGACCACCGGCGCCTTCTTCGAAGAGGCGCCGTTTCACAAACACGCGGATCCGCTCGACAGGGTTCTCGCCTATCTCGCCTTTCGCAAGGCGATTGTCGCCGGCACGGTGCCTGAATTCACCTGTCTCGTCGGAACCATGGTGCAGGAGGTTTACGAGACCAGTCCGGCGATCCGCGAGGCCTGCAACCGGAGCATTACCGGACATGCGGCGACACTGGTCGGGGACATATCGGAAGCGGCGGCGGCGCGGGGCGTAGTCCTGCCCCAGGGGCCGGAAGGGCTGGCGCTGCACACACAAACGGTCATCCAGGGCGGTTTTGTTCTGGCAAAGGCGGGCAATGATCCACAAATCGCCGTCGACAGCATCGAACATCTGATCCGCTACGTCGAACTGCTGTTCGGTGTGACACAGGGAGGAAACGACAATGAGTGA
- a CDS encoding VOC family protein — MSEVHIRKDGLTLELSRDIAAPRHAVWRCWTDAELLKQWFCPKPWFVPEVDLDVRPGGRMNTVMAGPNGERFENTGMFLEVVDGERLTFTDAFAEGYVPREDAFMTGYVELSDCPDGVTRLVWGARHATAEGRDKHLEMGFEPGWTAASAQLAELAVSIAEKSNRSCAVPEPKAKVRTCLFFGEKGEEAADYYVSLLPGSRMETIVRPVPGGPVLVAEFTLAGTPYMILNGNPQVEPSHLTSISVLTEDQAETDRLWQALLKDGGEEGQCGWLKDRFGIHWQIVPRALPRLMQSGNPESAGRVSAALMKMKKIDISGLEAAA; from the coding sequence ATGAGTGAAGTCCATATTCGCAAGGATGGCCTGACACTGGAACTCAGCCGGGACATTGCTGCGCCACGGCACGCCGTGTGGCGTTGCTGGACGGACGCCGAGCTTCTGAAACAATGGTTCTGCCCGAAGCCCTGGTTCGTTCCGGAGGTCGATCTTGATGTGCGCCCGGGCGGGCGCATGAACACCGTCATGGCGGGACCGAACGGGGAACGCTTCGAAAATACGGGCATGTTCCTGGAAGTGGTCGACGGTGAACGGTTGACCTTCACCGATGCCTTCGCGGAGGGGTACGTGCCGCGTGAAGACGCCTTCATGACCGGCTATGTCGAACTCTCCGACTGTCCGGATGGCGTAACGCGCCTGGTCTGGGGCGCGCGCCATGCGACCGCGGAAGGACGGGACAAGCATCTTGAGATGGGGTTTGAGCCGGGCTGGACGGCCGCGTCCGCGCAGCTTGCCGAACTCGCCGTGTCGATTGCCGAAAAAAGCAACCGAAGCTGTGCCGTACCAGAGCCGAAGGCCAAGGTCAGGACCTGCCTGTTCTTCGGCGAAAAGGGAGAGGAGGCGGCAGACTACTATGTTTCTCTTCTTCCCGGCAGCCGGATGGAAACGATTGTCAGGCCTGTTCCGGGCGGACCTGTTCTCGTGGCCGAGTTCACACTGGCGGGCACGCCCTACATGATCCTGAACGGAAACCCGCAGGTCGAGCCCAGTCATCTGACCTCCATCTCTGTCCTGACCGAAGACCAGGCGGAAACCGACCGGCTGTGGCAGGCCCTTTTGAAAGACGGCGGTGAAGAAGGGCAGTGCGGCTGGCTCAAGGACCGCTTCGGCATTCACTGGCAGATCGTTCCCAGGGCTCTTCCGCGCCTGATGCAGTCCGGAAATCCGGAGAGCGCCGGGCGGGTCAGTGCCGCGCTGATGAAAATGAAGAAGATCGATATATCCGGTCTGGAAGCTGCCGCCTGA
- a CDS encoding DUF1428 domain-containing protein, translating to MGYVDGFVAAVPTANKAAYLDFVRKSAPIFLKHGALKLVETWGDDVPDGEVTSFPLAVKCMPDETVVLSWVLWPSKEIRDVGLRRVIEEHNQLHPSEEMPFDGKRMVFGGFDILFES from the coding sequence ATGGGTTATGTGGATGGATTTGTCGCGGCCGTGCCGACGGCCAACAAGGCGGCCTATCTGGACTTCGTGCGGAAGTCGGCTCCGATCTTCCTCAAACACGGTGCGCTCAAGCTGGTGGAGACCTGGGGAGACGACGTGCCGGATGGCGAGGTCACGTCCTTTCCTCTTGCGGTCAAATGCATGCCGGATGAAACGGTGGTCCTGTCCTGGGTGCTGTGGCCGTCCAAGGAGATACGCGATGTCGGCCTCAGACGGGTTATCGAGGAGCACAATCAGCTCCATCCGTCGGAAGAGATGCCCTTTGATGGCAAGCGCATGGTGTTCGGTGGCTTCGATATCCTGTTCGAAAGCTGA
- a CDS encoding GNAT family N-acetyltransferase: MTGLAVTFHPLTPDRWDDLVDLFGPQRGASSGCWCMWPFLRAKDWQALTRDERRDALNDKVTEGPAPGLLAYHGDLPVGWIASGPREHYVRFQLGKTSKPLETDTGEMIRATHAVTCFYIRSGYRKDGLMARLLEAGVEHVRAQGAAFLDACPIESDKPLQWGEGFVGIASVFRRSGFEEIARRSPKRPLMRRKF; the protein is encoded by the coding sequence ATGACTGGACTCGCCGTTACCTTTCACCCGCTTACACCCGATCGCTGGGACGATCTGGTCGACCTGTTCGGTCCCCAGCGCGGGGCGAGTTCCGGCTGCTGGTGCATGTGGCCGTTCCTGCGCGCCAAGGACTGGCAGGCGCTCACGCGGGACGAGCGGCGGGACGCCCTGAATGACAAGGTGACCGAAGGACCCGCGCCGGGGCTGCTTGCCTACCATGGCGACCTGCCTGTCGGCTGGATTGCGAGCGGACCGCGCGAACACTATGTCCGGTTTCAGCTCGGCAAGACCTCGAAGCCTCTCGAAACGGATACAGGGGAAATGATCCGTGCAACCCATGCGGTCACGTGTTTCTATATCCGCAGTGGCTACCGGAAAGACGGCCTGATGGCACGGTTGCTTGAGGCCGGCGTCGAACATGTCCGGGCACAGGGCGCGGCCTTCCTCGATGCCTGTCCCATCGAATCGGACAAGCCGCTTCAGTGGGGCGAAGGCTTTGTCGGGATTGCATCCGTGTTCCGGCGCAGCGGATTTGAAGAGATTGCAAGGCGCAGTCCGAAACGGCCATTGATGCGCAGGAAATTTTAG
- a CDS encoding ACT domain-containing protein produces the protein MSGETDLDTLIAQMRPMLDPDPYVFCTFATKSLGELAEYEPIGLFAETEGLTAILPVERARELGLGDAEWFRRITLTVHSSLEAVGLTAAVASALAEKGISANVVAAFFHDHVFVPEEHAEDALSVLRRLAGEP, from the coding sequence ATGAGCGGCGAAACAGATCTCGACACACTGATTGCGCAGATGCGGCCGATGCTCGACCCGGATCCGTATGTGTTCTGCACCTTCGCGACGAAGTCCCTGGGTGAACTCGCCGAGTATGAGCCGATCGGCCTGTTCGCCGAAACGGAGGGCCTCACCGCGATCCTGCCGGTCGAGCGGGCCCGCGAGCTTGGTCTGGGCGATGCCGAGTGGTTCCGCAGGATCACGCTGACCGTGCATTCGTCTCTGGAGGCTGTCGGGCTGACGGCTGCCGTTGCCTCGGCCCTGGCCGAAAAGGGTATTTCGGCGAATGTCGTTGCCGCCTTTTTCCACGATCATGTTTTCGTGCCGGAGGAACACGCGGAAGACGCGCTGTCCGTGTTGCGGCGGCTTGCCGGAGAGCCTTGA
- a CDS encoding adenylate/guanylate cyclase domain-containing protein: MQRVKRRLAAIMCADVAQYSRLMERDEDGTLDRLKAYRSVMSSLTEGHNGRIVNTWGDAVIIEFSSVTEAVQCAVDIQNELSLKNAELPDLNRMEFRIGINLGDVMVEGDDIYGDGVNVAARLQELAPRGGIMLSQSVYDQVKTRMALGFDPLGPQHVKNVTDPVETYAVRLGGRNAPQEGGAPRDGDKAEPKGTMPPPDWERDTQVLANGFEQARRWLRAQPRKVRGCVFMIAFFFVLNLLTSGLGTLWFVWPSLPFGLMLVWHLLVGRKEKPVVNPSQQGE; this comes from the coding sequence ATGCAACGGGTCAAGCGGCGTCTGGCGGCCATCATGTGCGCGGACGTTGCACAATATTCCAGGCTCATGGAGCGGGATGAGGATGGTACGCTTGATCGGCTGAAGGCCTACAGGTCGGTGATGTCGTCATTGACCGAGGGCCACAACGGCCGCATCGTCAACACTTGGGGCGATGCCGTCATCATCGAGTTTTCGTCGGTGACGGAAGCCGTGCAGTGCGCGGTGGATATCCAGAACGAGCTTTCCCTGAAAAACGCGGAACTGCCCGACCTCAACCGGATGGAATTCCGGATCGGCATCAATCTCGGCGACGTCATGGTCGAGGGCGACGACATCTATGGCGACGGCGTGAATGTTGCCGCCCGCCTGCAGGAACTCGCTCCCAGGGGCGGTATCATGCTGTCCCAGTCGGTCTATGACCAGGTCAAGACCAGGATGGCCCTGGGCTTCGATCCGCTGGGACCTCAACACGTCAAGAACGTGACGGATCCCGTTGAAACCTATGCCGTGCGGCTTGGCGGGCGGAACGCGCCGCAGGAAGGCGGGGCGCCGCGCGATGGCGACAAAGCTGAGCCGAAAGGGACCATGCCTCCTCCGGATTGGGAACGGGACACTCAGGTTCTCGCAAACGGGTTCGAACAGGCCCGCCGCTGGCTGAGGGCGCAACCGCGCAAGGTGCGCGGTTGTGTATTCATGATCGCGTTCTTCTTTGTGCTCAATCTCCTGACCTCGGGCCTCGGCACACTCTGGTTTGTCTGGCCGTCGCTGCCGTTCGGGCTGATGCTGGTCTGGCATCTGCTTGTCGGCCGGAAGGAAAAGCCGGTCGTCAACCCGTCGCAGCAAGGCGAATGA
- a CDS encoding ATP-dependent Clp protease proteolytic subunit, which translates to MKNYSTTVPARLDDDEDEKAKSQPSIQVDKHLFEARTVLITGPVSQDMARDVCARLLALAQVSNDPITVIVSSPGGHVESGDMIHDTIKFISPEVRILGMGWVASAGALIYVSVPKDKRFCTPNTRFLLHQPSGGAGGMATDIEIQAKEIIKMRDRLNKIFADATGQPIERIEKDTDRDYWMSPEEGIDYGLVGKVVTSVDELG; encoded by the coding sequence ATGAAAAACTATTCGACCACGGTGCCTGCACGCCTCGATGATGACGAGGACGAAAAGGCCAAGAGCCAGCCTTCGATCCAGGTCGACAAGCATCTGTTTGAAGCGCGCACCGTCCTGATCACCGGTCCGGTGAGCCAGGACATGGCCCGCGACGTCTGTGCCCGCCTGCTGGCCCTGGCACAGGTTTCCAACGATCCGATCACCGTTATCGTGTCCTCTCCGGGCGGGCATGTGGAATCGGGCGACATGATCCACGACACCATCAAGTTCATCTCGCCGGAAGTCCGGATTCTGGGAATGGGCTGGGTCGCCAGCGCGGGCGCCCTGATTTACGTGTCGGTTCCCAAGGACAAGCGCTTCTGCACGCCGAATACCCGCTTCCTGCTGCACCAGCCGTCCGGCGGTGCCGGCGGCATGGCGACGGATATCGAGATCCAGGCCAAGGAAATCATCAAGATGCGCGACCGGCTCAACAAGATCTTTGCCGACGCGACCGGTCAGCCGATCGAGCGTATCGAGAAGGATACGGATCGTGACTACTGGATGAGCCCGGAAGAGGGCATCGATTACGGTCTTGTCGGCAAGGTCGTTACCAGCGTCGACGAACTCGGCTGA
- a CDS encoding Clp protease ClpP — translation MTLYMKLGGRKMILQAMPHLLSRLEQDPCFNLGNFRQELERSDDLTEFLVFLSGGAPIYEGKPICDLLSPICTDREVYARFVDHLVAVLLGGSAATGDEADLRMLMDRLRPHVLAPRPVAPVKVFAVEPEMQGA, via the coding sequence ATGACTCTCTACATGAAGCTTGGCGGTCGCAAGATGATCCTGCAGGCCATGCCGCATCTGCTGTCTCGGCTGGAACAGGACCCGTGTTTCAACCTGGGCAATTTCCGTCAGGAATTGGAGCGGTCGGACGACCTGACCGAGTTCCTTGTCTTCCTGTCCGGGGGGGCGCCCATATATGAGGGCAAGCCGATCTGTGACCTGCTCTCGCCTATCTGCACCGACCGCGAGGTCTACGCACGTTTTGTCGACCATCTTGTCGCCGTCCTGCTGGGTGGATCGGCGGCAACCGGCGACGAGGCCGATCTGCGCATGCTCATGGACAGGTTGCGCCCGCATGTGCTCGCCCCCAGGCCGGTTGCTCCCGTCAAGGTCTTTGCCGTTGAACCGGAAATGCAGGGCGCGTGA
- a CDS encoding GGDEF domain-containing protein — MPQSIAIIAATIQTIPQPIIILDPTGRILLANSSARESAGLSEKQKLFDQVVDAERASGFFEMCRSTTMPVPTRLQLKSGFQGVAFGHRLAIPETKLDGAVMIRFDESMNLSAKFAALNHDIYSLTSKVRHFGRENSQLESLAITDPLTKVYNRRGFDRELEKEFSRATRYGHVFCITLIDLDHFKVFNDTHGHQLGDEVLVHFAERCQEHLRQTDVFCRVGGEEFALILPETGLPQATIVVNRMLELINATPMHANGQRYAYTASAGLAVLRDGDTPENLYLRADQNLYAAKKQGRACLIHDLAGQLAETFQDDGRRREVPT; from the coding sequence GTGCCGCAATCCATCGCGATCATCGCCGCAACCATACAAACCATTCCACAGCCCATCATCATCCTTGATCCGACAGGTCGCATCCTGCTGGCAAATTCGAGTGCGCGGGAAAGTGCCGGACTGAGCGAGAAACAAAAGCTGTTCGACCAGGTTGTCGACGCGGAACGCGCAAGCGGTTTTTTCGAAATGTGCCGGTCCACGACAATGCCGGTACCGACGCGCCTGCAATTGAAGTCCGGCTTCCAGGGCGTCGCTTTTGGACATCGGCTTGCCATCCCCGAGACCAAACTCGACGGTGCCGTCATGATCCGTTTCGACGAAAGCATGAACCTGTCGGCGAAATTCGCGGCCCTGAATCACGACATCTATTCATTGACCAGCAAGGTGCGTCATTTCGGTCGGGAAAATTCCCAGCTTGAAAGCCTGGCGATCACCGATCCCCTGACCAAGGTATACAATCGCCGCGGGTTCGACAGGGAACTGGAAAAGGAATTCAGCCGCGCCACCAGATATGGTCACGTTTTTTGCATCACGCTGATCGATCTCGACCATTTCAAGGTTTTCAACGACACACACGGCCATCAACTGGGTGACGAGGTGCTTGTCCATTTCGCCGAACGGTGCCAGGAACACCTGCGTCAGACGGACGTTTTCTGCCGCGTCGGCGGTGAGGAATTTGCGCTCATCCTGCCGGAAACCGGCCTCCCGCAGGCGACGATCGTGGTCAACCGGATGCTGGAACTGATCAATGCGACACCGATGCATGCCAATGGGCAGCGCTATGCCTATACGGCCAGTGCCGGCCTGGCCGTTCTGCGAGACGGCGACACTCCGGAAAACCTTTACCTGCGCGCCGACCAGAACCTGTATGCCGCCAAGAAACAGGGACGCGCGTGTCTGATACACGATCTCGCCGGTCAGCTTGCGGAGACCTTTCAGGATGACGGCAGGCGACGGGAAGTGCCCACCTGA